One genomic region from uncultured Cohaesibacter sp. encodes:
- a CDS encoding Zn-dependent hydrolase, with protein MAEAATVQLPAVDEALLQSDLDALAALTERDRPWTRRSFTSMFLKGRDYLRSAYEKEGLEVRLDEAGNVVGRWQGSDKSAPVLMTGSHSDTVPSGGRFDGIAGVLSALAAVRTLKAAGYQPRHSIEVVDFLAEEPSEWGLSCVGSRGMVGALGPKEFSLLGPDGERLNDAIDRIGGNSGKLGTPLRDDIASFLEVHIEQGPVLEARSIPIGIVSSIAGISRLKVSFEGTAAHAGTVPMTMRQDAGLAMARFILSVSQAAKNVTDRGHFTATTGVIRVWPGGANVVPGASEIIVDIRAEQDGAMDDFLSLALKLANEAAQQEGCLVTDFDILSRTFAVPCDEKLRKEIALVSEELGLEHITLASGAGHDAAFVARVAPVAMIFIPCHEGKSHCPDEWTETSAIATAAGLVARTLMRLDGGQ; from the coding sequence ATGGCTGAGGCTGCAACAGTACAATTGCCGGCAGTGGATGAGGCTTTGCTGCAGTCAGATCTTGACGCACTCGCCGCACTGACCGAAAGAGACAGACCCTGGACGCGCAGATCTTTCACGTCGATGTTTCTCAAGGGACGAGATTATTTGCGCAGTGCCTACGAGAAAGAAGGACTTGAGGTTCGTCTCGATGAAGCAGGCAATGTCGTTGGCCGCTGGCAGGGAAGTGACAAGAGTGCACCGGTCCTGATGACCGGGTCGCACAGTGATACGGTGCCAAGTGGTGGCCGTTTTGACGGCATCGCGGGCGTTCTGTCCGCTCTGGCGGCTGTTCGCACTCTGAAGGCTGCAGGATACCAGCCTCGTCATTCCATCGAAGTGGTGGACTTTCTGGCCGAGGAACCCAGCGAATGGGGCCTGTCCTGTGTCGGTAGTCGCGGCATGGTTGGCGCTCTGGGCCCCAAGGAATTCTCTCTTCTCGGGCCGGATGGTGAGCGCCTCAATGATGCAATTGATCGCATCGGAGGAAACAGCGGCAAGCTGGGCACACCGCTGCGTGACGATATCGCGTCCTTTCTGGAAGTCCATATTGAACAGGGGCCGGTACTGGAGGCACGATCCATACCGATCGGCATTGTGTCCAGCATTGCCGGGATCTCCCGCCTGAAGGTCAGTTTTGAAGGCACCGCCGCGCATGCGGGCACTGTACCAATGACCATGCGTCAGGATGCAGGGCTTGCCATGGCGCGCTTCATTCTGTCCGTGAGCCAGGCCGCAAAAAATGTTACGGATCGCGGCCACTTTACCGCCACGACAGGCGTCATCCGCGTGTGGCCGGGGGGAGCCAATGTGGTGCCAGGAGCCTCCGAGATCATCGTCGATATACGTGCTGAGCAGGATGGTGCCATGGATGATTTTCTGTCCCTGGCGCTCAAGCTCGCCAATGAGGCGGCGCAACAGGAAGGCTGTCTGGTTACCGATTTCGATATCCTGAGCCGAACCTTTGCCGTGCCCTGCGATGAAAAACTCCGCAAAGAGATTGCTTTGGTGTCTGAAGAATTGGGGCTGGAGCACATTACCCTGGCATCGGGTGCAGGGCATGACGCAGCCTTCGTTGCGCGTGTCGCACCTGTCGCCATGATCTTCATTCCTTGCCATGAGGGCAAGAGCCACTGTCCGGACGAATGGACCGAAACCAGCGCCATTGCGACAGCAGCTGGCCTAGTGGCCAGAACGCTGATGCGTCTTGATGGCGGTCAATGA
- a CDS encoding pyridoxamine 5'-phosphate oxidase family protein, with translation MPTAFTPEIDAFLFSHHVISLATCVETRPWVASLFYAFDQPSGRLYYFTDPKTRHGVNSLINPCVGVTIAPPERDITKIAGLQMTAQTYLLDGQEAAEARSTFALNFPEIAKQDAPIWSLIPDYIKMVDNAKGFGNKQEWFLTEV, from the coding sequence ATGCCTACTGCCTTCACGCCTGAAATTGATGCCTTTCTTTTCTCCCATCACGTCATTTCTCTTGCCACATGCGTCGAGACGCGTCCTTGGGTTGCCAGTCTTTTCTATGCTTTCGACCAGCCAAGCGGGCGGTTATATTATTTTACCGATCCCAAGACGCGGCATGGGGTGAACAGCCTGATCAATCCTTGTGTTGGGGTGACCATTGCGCCTCCGGAGCGCGATATCACGAAGATCGCCGGTCTGCAGATGACCGCGCAGACATACCTTCTTGATGGGCAGGAGGCCGCAGAAGCGCGCTCGACATTCGCTTTGAACTTCCCCGAAATTGCCAAACAAGACGCGCCGATCTGGAGCCTCATTCCAGACTATATCAAGATGGTCGACAACGCCAAAGGCTTCGGCAACAAGCAGGAATGGTTCCTGACGGAAGTCTGA
- a CDS encoding citrate:proton symporter, whose amino-acid sequence MLALLGLVTIIVLLVTIMTNKLSPLVALILVPLAAALIGGFGMESATFMVGGIKKISSVAAMFVFAIVFFGILSDAGMMDPIINRVLKTVGMKPARITVGTAILALIVHLDGSGAVTFLVTIPAMLPLYDRLKMRRVVLAAIAAMAAGTANMLPWGGPTLRAATSLNVPVTDVFNPLIGVWVVGLISVLGIAYFLGLREEKRLGTSGHMADVDHTEVHVRELTEEEQALRRPKLFWFNILLTIAVLAAMISGLLPAAVSFMLGTVFALLINYPKPDSQKARIDAHAKAALMMASILFAAGAFTGIMRDSGMLKAMAETAANFVPADLASHMPAMVGALSMPFSLLFDPDSYYFGVMPVIADVYKTFGGDPIAIGQASILGQMTTGFPVSPLTASTFLLIGLTGVPLGEHQKFTIPLVFAISIIMTIAAVIFGVFPI is encoded by the coding sequence ATGCTAGCGCTATTGGGGCTGGTTACGATCATAGTCTTGCTCGTAACCATTATGACAAATAAACTTTCACCATTGGTTGCACTTATTTTGGTACCGCTTGCCGCCGCCTTGATTGGCGGTTTCGGAATGGAAAGTGCCACTTTCATGGTTGGCGGGATCAAGAAGATCTCGTCCGTTGCAGCCATGTTCGTCTTCGCGATTGTGTTCTTCGGAATTCTTTCCGATGCAGGCATGATGGATCCCATCATCAATCGCGTTTTGAAAACCGTCGGAATGAAGCCAGCTCGTATTACGGTCGGTACAGCCATTCTGGCTCTAATCGTACATCTTGATGGCTCTGGTGCAGTGACCTTCCTGGTGACAATTCCGGCAATGCTGCCTTTGTATGACCGCTTGAAAATGCGTAGGGTTGTTCTGGCTGCGATTGCCGCCATGGCGGCCGGTACGGCAAACATGTTGCCTTGGGGTGGTCCAACCTTAAGAGCTGCGACGTCCCTGAACGTGCCTGTGACCGATGTTTTTAATCCGCTGATTGGCGTCTGGGTCGTGGGTCTGATTTCTGTGCTCGGTATCGCCTATTTCCTTGGGCTGAGAGAAGAGAAACGTCTTGGCACTTCTGGTCATATGGCTGATGTCGATCACACAGAAGTCCATGTACGAGAACTGACCGAAGAAGAACAGGCACTTCGCCGTCCTAAACTATTCTGGTTCAATATTTTGCTGACCATTGCGGTTCTCGCTGCAATGATCTCCGGTCTATTGCCTGCAGCAGTTTCCTTCATGCTGGGTACAGTCTTTGCGTTGCTGATCAACTATCCCAAGCCGGATAGCCAAAAAGCTCGTATTGACGCCCACGCAAAAGCTGCATTGATGATGGCTTCGATCCTGTTCGCTGCAGGCGCATTCACAGGCATCATGCGTGATTCCGGCATGCTTAAAGCGATGGCTGAAACGGCTGCGAATTTCGTCCCCGCGGATCTCGCTTCGCATATGCCAGCAATGGTTGGCGCACTGTCTATGCCATTCAGCCTGCTGTTTGACCCGGACAGCTACTATTTCGGCGTCATGCCAGTGATTGCCGACGTCTACAAAACATTTGGTGGCGATCCGATTGCAATCGGCCAGGCTTCTATCCTGGGCCAGATGACGACAGGTTTCCCTGTCAGCCCTCTGACTGCGTCCACCTTCCTTCTGATCGGGCTTACGGGTGTTCCGCTTGGTGAGCATCAGAAATTCACCATTCCGCTGGTCTTCGCAATTTCGATCATCATGACGATTGCGGCGGTGATCTTCGGCGTGTTCCCGATCTAA
- a CDS encoding helix-turn-helix domain-containing protein translates to MGKTRAPRSDGLKNQAALLKAADEAFVEIGVDVSISEIAKRAGVGKGTVFRHFETKDDLLAAVVIRRLDDLIDRGRELCDASDRASALYTFLEMGAEQRQQRGLTFMQGAYIGNQDIADAREKLLQVLDTLVERAKATGELRKDISGTDVALLMCAPGYIVSHVPEPDPNLWRRYLKIIFDGLRSDGQNE, encoded by the coding sequence ATGGGAAAAACACGCGCTCCCCGTTCTGACGGGTTGAAAAATCAAGCCGCCCTTCTGAAGGCGGCAGACGAAGCGTTCGTTGAAATAGGCGTAGATGTTTCGATTTCCGAGATTGCAAAAAGAGCGGGTGTCGGCAAAGGCACAGTGTTTCGCCACTTCGAGACCAAGGATGATCTTTTGGCGGCGGTCGTTATCCGAAGGCTGGATGATCTGATCGACAGAGGAAGAGAGCTTTGCGATGCTTCTGATCGGGCTTCTGCACTCTATACGTTTTTAGAAATGGGCGCAGAACAGCGCCAGCAAAGAGGCCTTACCTTCATGCAGGGGGCCTACATTGGCAATCAGGACATTGCGGATGCGCGGGAGAAGCTGCTGCAAGTTCTTGATACGCTCGTCGAGCGAGCCAAAGCAACCGGTGAACTCCGGAAAGACATCTCAGGAACAGATGTTGCGCTTCTGATGTGCGCGCCGGGCTACATTGTCAGCCATGTTCCAGAGCCTGATCCGAACCTCTGGCGCCGATATCTGAAAATCATATTCGACGGTTTGCGTTCGGACGGTCAGAACGAATAG
- a CDS encoding amidohydrolase family protein, with amino-acid sequence MSDFDLVIKGTLVTEEGVTEDGFVAVSDGLIAKLGTGAAPAARTVHDFGRALVLPGSIDPQVHSRSQKDQEDFIWSTRSAAAGGVTTIVDMPYDAGGMLISTPDMVREKAASAAEQARVDFALYGTIRPSEGTRHIAGMAEAGVVGFKFSTFETDPDRFPRIKTPLLHDAFAEVAKTGLIAGVHNENDEYVKAGIAAVKKAGRTDYAAHGASRPPIAETLAIAEVYELAQATGCSAHIVHCSIGRGYEMAQSYRSQGVDATIEACIHYLVLSEEEDVARLLGRAKCNPPIRSMAEREAIWKHLAAGNVTVVSTDHVAWNLSAKSSQDMMANSSGMPGLEVLPNLLLDGLVERGLPLELAPRLLAGNPAKLFRLSCQKGGLKIGLDADIAVYAESPRIYDPSASGHNVVNWSPYEGRTIRHATQATFLRGEMIFDGKDVLAQPGNGQWVKPVRAANGEAHG; translated from the coding sequence ATGAGTGATTTTGATCTTGTCATCAAGGGGACACTGGTAACCGAAGAAGGCGTCACAGAAGACGGCTTTGTTGCGGTTAGCGATGGACTCATCGCCAAGCTTGGAACTGGTGCAGCACCGGCAGCACGCACGGTTCATGACTTCGGCAGGGCGCTGGTTCTTCCTGGCTCCATCGACCCTCAGGTGCACTCCCGCTCTCAGAAGGATCAGGAAGACTTTATCTGGTCCACGCGTTCGGCAGCAGCCGGCGGCGTGACAACCATCGTTGATATGCCCTACGACGCCGGTGGCATGCTCATTTCGACGCCGGACATGGTGCGTGAAAAAGCAGCAAGTGCAGCAGAGCAGGCACGTGTTGATTTTGCTCTCTATGGCACGATCCGTCCTTCTGAAGGCACGCGGCATATTGCAGGCATGGCAGAGGCGGGTGTCGTTGGCTTCAAATTCTCGACTTTTGAAACCGATCCCGATCGCTTTCCACGCATCAAGACGCCATTGCTGCATGATGCCTTTGCCGAAGTTGCAAAGACGGGTCTTATCGCCGGAGTTCACAACGAGAATGACGAATATGTCAAGGCGGGCATTGCTGCCGTGAAGAAAGCTGGTCGTACCGACTATGCCGCCCACGGGGCATCCCGTCCTCCTATTGCGGAAACCCTTGCCATCGCTGAAGTTTACGAGCTGGCTCAAGCTACGGGCTGTTCTGCCCACATCGTTCATTGCTCGATCGGGCGTGGCTATGAAATGGCTCAGTCCTATCGCTCGCAGGGTGTCGACGCGACCATTGAGGCCTGCATCCACTATCTGGTTCTGAGCGAAGAGGAAGATGTCGCACGCCTGCTGGGGCGTGCCAAGTGCAACCCGCCTATCCGGTCAATGGCCGAGCGGGAAGCCATCTGGAAGCATCTGGCAGCAGGCAATGTGACTGTTGTCTCCACTGACCATGTGGCCTGGAACCTGTCCGCGAAATCATCGCAAGATATGATGGCCAATTCCTCCGGTATGCCCGGGTTGGAAGTGTTGCCAAATCTGCTTCTTGACGGTCTGGTCGAGCGCGGGTTGCCTCTTGAGTTGGCTCCGCGTCTGCTTGCGGGCAATCCGGCAAAATTGTTCCGCCTTTCATGTCAGAAGGGTGGTCTGAAAATCGGTCTGGATGCAGACATCGCTGTCTATGCGGAAAGTCCCCGTATCTATGATCCTTCCGCCAGCGGGCACAATGTTGTCAACTGGAGCCCCTATGAAGGCCGCACCATTCGTCACGCCACTCAGGCAACCTTCCTGCGCGGCGAAATGATCTTTGATGGCAAGGACGTACTGGCTCAGCCGGGCAACGGCCAGTGGGTCAAGCCGGTCCGTGCGGCCAATGGAGAGGCGCATGGCTGA
- a CDS encoding NADP-dependent oxidoreductase, with protein MKALVTHQYGSPEDLRIEEIETPHPEQGQLQVWLSAAAVNPADMRLLSGELSAFLKLPFPHVMGNDFAGTVTAVGSGVTGFSVGDEIFGYASPRVMRPMAGSRPSVGTGSMAEFMVIEADTPVIAHRPQNVDPSAAAAFATTGLTALAASRAGKVKAGEKILVIGASGGVGTALASILASQGVDVVATAKPQDQNILKSLGAKQFTSYDISSFPNDLDAIFNLALPGNELSEVADHLRSGGRLISITMPPLEAGMIARDDIEAIFVADTECNLATMDEVASLLEKGTVKPEIGASFSLENAADAYADYYAKHIVGKLVVTF; from the coding sequence ATGAAGGCACTTGTCACACACCAATATGGTTCTCCCGAAGATTTGAGAATTGAAGAAATTGAAACTCCGCATCCAGAGCAAGGACAATTGCAGGTGTGGCTCAGTGCTGCTGCAGTTAATCCTGCCGATATGAGGCTCCTGTCAGGTGAACTGAGCGCCTTTCTCAAATTGCCTTTCCCGCATGTTATGGGCAACGACTTCGCAGGCACCGTAACAGCGGTAGGCAGTGGAGTGACCGGCTTTTCAGTCGGAGACGAAATTTTTGGTTATGCCAGCCCTCGTGTCATGCGGCCTATGGCAGGATCACGTCCTTCAGTCGGCACCGGTTCAATGGCTGAATTTATGGTCATCGAAGCCGATACGCCTGTCATCGCTCACCGACCTCAGAATGTGGATCCATCGGCGGCAGCTGCCTTTGCAACCACTGGCCTGACGGCCCTTGCTGCCTCACGGGCTGGCAAGGTCAAGGCTGGTGAGAAAATTCTGGTGATCGGCGCATCTGGAGGGGTCGGCACAGCGCTCGCTTCTATTCTTGCATCTCAGGGAGTGGATGTCGTCGCAACGGCGAAACCTCAAGACCAGAATATCCTGAAGTCATTGGGAGCCAAACAGTTTACCAGCTACGACATATCCAGTTTTCCCAATGACCTTGATGCAATCTTCAATCTGGCCCTGCCGGGCAACGAACTGTCGGAAGTTGCGGATCATCTACGCAGTGGCGGTCGTCTTATCTCGATCACCATGCCTCCGCTCGAAGCCGGTATGATTGCAAGAGACGACATCGAAGCCATATTTGTAGCTGATACCGAATGCAATCTTGCGACCATGGATGAGGTTGCATCTCTCCTTGAGAAGGGAACGGTCAAGCCTGAAATCGGAGCGAGCTTCTCCTTGGAAAATGCGGCAGATGCATATGCTGATTATTATGCCAAGCACATTGTAGGCAAGCTGGTCGTCACTTTCTAA
- a CDS encoding histidine ammonia-lyase, which produces MKTIILDGDNLTIGQVVSVAREGTPVALAPASREEIIRKRNYIDENWLTENAPATYGFNTGVGKLKDYPINQADNEKFQKNIVLSHASGVGEPASEEIVRAMMAVRINAFCLGVSGLRIEVVDRLVEMLNRGVHPVVPIQGSVGACGDLAPLAHMVSVMIGYKDAEAYYQGERMSAPAALEKAGIAPTEFVLHAKDCLALINGNSLCAGMAALTLHDAESMMKMADAYAALSLEAIRGEQAAFDPRIHAVRKQPGQINAAENIRRLIKGSRRTTEAARAVHLDDDILHPTHHARVQDQYSFRCMPQVHGSCRDQLEHAKTLVSRDLNAATDNPLVFWNDMGALEFLSGGNFHCEPIAFAMDLLSIALVEIGNISERRLFALCDTTLNYGLPPNLAGKPIGLNYGYGIIATAATAVASENKTMAFPSVADSISTKSSQEDHVSMAPWSCRKAQQILDNMHKIIGVEGLLATRAIFLTQEKLGSFALGEGTAPLYAELSKAIPLVQEDSYMQNQIAPAFDMVKSCKVLEVVETAIGDLK; this is translated from the coding sequence ATGAAAACGATTATACTTGATGGCGACAACCTGACGATTGGTCAGGTGGTCAGCGTCGCCAGAGAAGGCACTCCGGTCGCACTGGCACCCGCCTCACGCGAAGAAATCATCCGCAAGCGCAATTATATCGATGAAAACTGGCTGACAGAAAACGCTCCTGCCACCTACGGCTTTAATACCGGCGTTGGCAAGCTGAAGGACTATCCGATCAATCAGGCAGATAACGAGAAATTCCAGAAGAATATCGTGCTGTCCCATGCCTCCGGCGTCGGGGAACCTGCATCTGAGGAAATCGTTCGCGCCATGATGGCCGTGCGCATCAACGCCTTCTGCCTTGGTGTTTCCGGCCTGCGCATCGAAGTGGTCGACCGTCTCGTCGAGATGCTGAATCGCGGTGTCCATCCCGTTGTGCCAATTCAGGGGTCTGTCGGGGCCTGTGGTGACCTTGCTCCTTTGGCGCACATGGTGTCCGTGATGATCGGTTACAAGGACGCTGAAGCCTACTATCAGGGTGAACGCATGTCGGCTCCGGCAGCACTCGAAAAGGCTGGCATTGCACCAACCGAGTTCGTACTTCACGCAAAGGATTGTCTGGCCCTGATCAACGGCAACAGCCTGTGTGCAGGTATGGCAGCTCTTACCCTCCATGATGCGGAGAGTATGATGAAAATGGCTGATGCCTACGCTGCGCTCAGCCTTGAAGCTATTCGTGGCGAGCAGGCCGCTTTCGACCCTCGCATCCATGCTGTGCGCAAGCAGCCTGGCCAGATCAATGCCGCCGAGAATATCCGTCGCCTGATCAAAGGCTCCCGCCGCACCACGGAAGCTGCTCGCGCGGTTCATCTCGACGATGACATCTTGCATCCGACCCACCATGCCCGCGTGCAAGACCAATATTCCTTCCGTTGCATGCCACAGGTTCACGGTTCTTGCCGCGACCAGCTGGAACACGCCAAGACCCTCGTGTCTCGAGACCTGAATGCCGCGACGGACAACCCGCTCGTTTTCTGGAATGACATGGGCGCACTGGAATTCCTCTCTGGTGGTAACTTCCATTGTGAACCGATCGCCTTTGCCATGGATCTTCTCTCGATCGCTCTGGTGGAAATCGGCAACATCTCCGAACGCCGTCTGTTCGCGCTTTGCGATACAACGCTGAACTATGGCCTGCCACCAAACCTCGCTGGCAAGCCGATCGGCCTCAACTATGGCTACGGCATCATCGCAACCGCAGCGACGGCTGTCGCTTCTGAGAATAAAACGATGGCATTCCCGTCTGTTGCTGACTCAATCTCTACCAAGAGCAGTCAGGAAGACCATGTCTCCATGGCTCCATGGTCTTGTCGCAAAGCCCAGCAGATTCTCGACAATATGCACAAGATCATCGGGGTGGAAGGTCTGTTGGCAACCCGTGCGATCTTCCTTACGCAGGAAAAACTTGGCTCGTTTGCATTGGGTGAGGGCACAGCTCCTCTCTATGCCGAACTGTCAAAAGCTATCCCGCTGGTTCAGGAAGACAGCTACATGCAAAACCAGATCGCTCCTGCCTTTGACATGGTGAAATCCTGCAAGGTCCTGGAGGTCGTTGAAACCGCGATTGGCGATCTTAAATAG
- a CDS encoding LysR substrate-binding domain-containing protein: MQPSFRQIRAFLSVANHLRFTRAAEELNVSQPALTVQINQLEEALSIRLFNRSRRQVSLTPAGQDLLPLFERVEADMEEVMMASSDIHQARRGVVRIAALPSVTSRIVPKAMANFRKTHPNIQVRIRDVVAETIVEMVKNEEVDFGIGARLTPDRDIKVENFITDHVCAFYQGGHPLENARAVLKLNECVAYPLILTGKNSSIRVLFERAMAREGTEVDIAAEANYMSTALGMVRAGLGVAILPMSAIDSGSILGLAYKQIDAPWLHRRIGIIRKASRTDSPVAEHFVRALHAAVDSMPNSPFNSIKKSELAR, encoded by the coding sequence ATGCAGCCTAGTTTTCGACAAATTCGCGCCTTCCTTTCCGTTGCGAACCATTTACGTTTCACTCGCGCTGCCGAAGAGCTGAATGTGTCTCAGCCAGCCCTCACGGTACAAATAAACCAGTTGGAAGAAGCCCTCTCGATCAGATTATTTAACCGGAGCCGCCGTCAAGTATCCCTGACACCGGCGGGACAGGATCTCTTGCCGCTTTTCGAGAGAGTTGAAGCTGATATGGAAGAGGTCATGATGGCCAGCAGCGACATACACCAGGCCCGGCGCGGCGTGGTGCGCATCGCCGCCCTTCCTTCTGTTACATCGCGCATCGTGCCAAAGGCCATGGCCAATTTCCGAAAAACACATCCCAATATTCAGGTCCGTATTCGCGACGTTGTGGCGGAAACGATCGTCGAAATGGTAAAAAACGAAGAAGTCGATTTTGGAATAGGGGCGCGACTGACGCCTGACAGAGACATCAAAGTCGAGAATTTCATTACAGATCATGTTTGCGCTTTTTATCAGGGCGGCCATCCGTTGGAGAATGCAAGGGCTGTTCTCAAGCTCAATGAGTGCGTCGCATATCCGCTCATTTTGACCGGCAAAAACAGTTCGATCCGCGTGCTGTTTGAACGAGCCATGGCGCGCGAAGGCACCGAGGTGGATATTGCTGCCGAGGCCAACTATATGTCCACAGCATTGGGAATGGTTCGTGCTGGCCTTGGCGTTGCAATCCTGCCTATGTCTGCAATTGACTCCGGCAGTATTCTGGGCCTGGCGTACAAGCAGATTGATGCCCCCTGGCTACACCGCCGCATCGGCATCATTCGCAAGGCCAGCCGGACAGATTCTCCCGTGGCGGAGCATTTTGTAAGAGCCCTGCATGCCGCAGTTGACAGCATGCCCAACAGCCCCTTCAACAGCATCAAAAAGTCTGAGTTGGCTAGATAG
- a CDS encoding UbiX family flavin prenyltransferase — MKRMIVAITGASGTIYGVRALQMLKGLKDVETHLVISPSALRTAQEEGLEISGDEIRALADVTYSHKDIGAAIASGSFSCEGMLVAPCSVKTLSGIANCYAEDLISRAADVCLKERRRLVLMLRETPFHAGHIALMDQATRSGAIIMPPVPGFYTKPKTIDDIVNQSTGRALDLFGFDHPTVRRWKEQEHHAMLDRSEDK; from the coding sequence ATGAAAAGAATGATCGTCGCCATCACCGGTGCTTCCGGTACCATCTACGGCGTTCGTGCGCTGCAAATGCTCAAGGGGCTGAAAGACGTGGAAACGCATCTGGTCATCTCTCCATCGGCCCTGCGCACCGCGCAGGAAGAGGGGCTTGAAATCAGTGGCGACGAAATTCGTGCTTTGGCCGACGTAACATACAGCCACAAGGATATTGGTGCGGCCATCGCTTCGGGTTCTTTCTCCTGCGAAGGGATGCTGGTGGCTCCCTGTTCCGTCAAGACCTTGAGCGGCATTGCTAACTGCTATGCCGAAGATCTGATATCGCGTGCCGCCGATGTCTGCCTCAAGGAACGCCGCAGGCTCGTGCTGATGCTGAGGGAAACACCGTTTCATGCGGGCCATATCGCACTAATGGATCAGGCAACGCGCAGTGGTGCGATCATTATGCCGCCGGTTCCGGGTTTTTACACCAAGCCCAAGACCATTGACGACATTGTCAATCAAAGCACGGGACGGGCGCTTGACCTGTTCGGCTTTGATCATCCAACGGTCCGGCGCTGGAAAGAACAAGAGCATCATGCGATGCTTGATAGGAGTGAAGACAAATGA
- a CDS encoding recombinase family protein has translation MRYGYARVSTEDQDLTIQIEALENHVDDVRTGKQSGTSHANRSELNILLEFMREGDTLVVTRIDRLARSIADLQKIVEIPNSKGIALRSRTDHFGG, from the coding sequence ATGAGATACGGATATGCACGGGTAAGCACAGAAGACCAAGATCTGACTATTCAGATCGAAGCCCTTGAAAATCACGTTGATGACGTTCGGACTGGAAAGCAGAGCGGAACAAGCCACGCCAATCGTTCCGAACTGAACATACTTCTGGAGTTCATGCGAGAAGGTGACACTCTGGTTGTCACCCGTATCGACCGTCTTGCCAGATCCATAGCTGATTTGCAGAAGATCGTTGAAATTCCCAATTCCAAAGGCATAGCGCTTCGAAGCAGGACAGATCATTTCGGCGGCTAG